In the Pedobacter cryoconitis genome, GTTGCTCTGCTTCGCTGAATTGAAGCTGATGTTTTTTGCCATAGCTTTCCAGTTCTGCGCGCACAGTTGCAGTAGTTTCGGTTGCCTGTTTATTGTAGCGCTGCTGATAATAAAAGTTAGATTGGCCTTCCAGGTCTTTAAATTGATACCAGTTCGCTACATAATGAACCGTTGGGGCCAGGTTACGCTCTGTGTCGAAGTTAATTTCAATATCACCTTGAAATTTGACCAGACCAGCAATTGCTTTTGCCAGTGATGTTTTTCCACTGCCGCTAATCCCACGTAACAACCAGTTTTCATGGCGTTTTATTGTCCAGTTCAGTTCCTGAAGTACCGGTTTGTGGTGATACTTCAAGTTCAGATTGGTGATATGTACAATGGGTTGCGTCATTATTTTGCTTGTTCGAATGCTGCGATCAAATGTTTTTGGTTTAAGATAAAGTCGATGTCATCGTAGCCGTTAATCAGGCATGATTTTTTATAGGCATTGATTTCAAAATCGACTTGTTCACCGCTATCTACAATAGTTACGGTTTGTTTTTCCAGATCGACATCCAATTGTGCTTTGTGATTTTTACCCACCGCAGTGTAAATTGCAGATAAGAAGTCTTCACTGACCTGGATAGGTAACAAACCATTGTTTAAAGCATTTCCTTTGAAGATATCAGCAAAGAAACTGCTGATCACTACATCAAAACCTGCATCCTGGATAGCCCATGCTGCGTGTTCACGGCTGCTGCCACAACCAAAGTTCTTTCCTGCGACTAAAATCTGACCACCATAAGCAGGGTCATTCAGTACAAAATCAGCTTTTAATGTATTGTCCCCATTGTAGCGCCAGTCGCGGAACAGGTTCTCACCGAAACCTTCACGGGTTGTCGCTTTCAGGAACCTGGCCGGAATGATCTGGTCAGTATCAATATTTTCTATGTTTAAAGGCACAATTGCCGATGTTAGTTTCTCGAATTTTCTCATTGTGTTTTTCTAAGCCTTGGTCAACATTTCTCTTATATCTGTAATTTTTCCTGTAACTGCTGCTGCTGCTGCGGTTAATGGACTTACCAGTAAAGTTCTTGCATCAGGGCCCTGACGGCCTTCAAAGTTTCTGTTTGAAGTAGAAACACAGTATTTTCCAGCAGGTATTTTATCTTCATTCATCCCTAAACAGGCACTACAGCCTGGTTCGCGAAGTTGAAAGCCTGCTTGTTCAAATATCTGGTCAAGACCTTCATTTTTGGCTTGTTGTTCGACTTGTTTTGAGCCTGGAACAATCCATACCGTTACATTTTCTGCTTTTTGTTTTCCTTTTACAAATTCTGCAACTTCACGCAAATCTTCGATGCGGGAATTGGTACAGCTTCCAATAAATACATAGTCAACAGGTTTTCCGATTAAAGAAGAATCATCATCAAATCCCATATAATCCAATGCCTTTTGATAAGATAATTGTTCTTTATCTGGTTGAGAGCTTGTAGATGGAATGTTTTCCCGAATGCCCATACCCATACCCGGATTTGTTCCGTAAGTAATCATTGGGGCAATGTCTTCAGCTTTGAACGTTAATACGCTATCGAATTTAGCATCTGCATCACTGTACAAAGTTTTCCAGTAGGCAAGTGATTTATCCCATTCTGCACTTGCCGGGGCAAATTCTCTGCCTTTGATATAATCAAAAGTAATTTGATCGGGTGCAATTAATCCACCTCTGGCACCCATTTCTATACTCATATTGCAGATCGTCATCCGGGCTTCCATACTTAAAGCCTCAATTGCCGAACCTGCATATTCTATAAAATAACCAGTACCACCCGCGGCTGATATTTTAGAGATAATGTATAAAATAATGTCTTTAGCAGACACGCCTTTTCCTAAAGTACCGTTAACCTCAATTTTCATGGTCTTCGGCTTTTGCTGCAATAAACATTGTGTCGCAAAAACCTGTTCTACTTGTGAGGTACCTATACCGAATGCAATTGCACCAAAAGCGCCGTGTGTAGAAGTATGGCTATCCCCACAAACCATTGTTTTTCCTGGAAGCGTAATTCCCAGTTCAGGGCCAATTACGTGAACGATTCCCTGAAATGGATGTCCCAGGCCATACAATTCGATACCGAATTCTGCACAGTTTTTGGTCAGCATATCAACCTGATAACGAGATAGTTCTTCTTTGATCGGCAGCAACTGATCGATAGTGGGTACATTATGGTCGGCAGTAGCCACAGTTTGCTGCGGACGGAAAACGGGTAAGCCTCTTTTACGCAAGCCATCAAAAGCTTGCGGCGAGGTTACTTCATGGATTAAGTGCGTATCAATATATAGAATATCAGGAAATCCTGTTTCGCTTTTTACAACGTGTGCATCCCATATTTTTTCTACTAATGTTTTTGACATCTTCTGCTTGTTTTATAAACCTCTCAGGCTATTCACCTGAGAGGTTTCTATTATTCTTATGCTGTTTTAATTGATTTCATTGCGGTCATTGCTTTTCTCAGTTCTGCACCGATAGTTTCAACCTGATGTGAACGGATAACTTCATTCACTGCAATCAGTGCTCTGTTATCTACTGAACCATCTTTGCCTTCGTTAAAGTTTTTACCGATCAGCTCAGTATCTACATTTTTCATGAAATCTGCCAGCAAAGGTTTACAAGCATGGTCAAATAAATAGCAACCATACTCTGCGGTATCAGAGATTACTCTGTTCATTTCAAATAATTTTTTACGCGCAATGGTATTGGCAATCAGTGGAGTTTCGTGTAAAGACTCATAGTAGGCAGATTCCGGCTTAATTCCTGCTTCTACCATAGTTTCAAAAGCTAACTCAACACCTGCTCTGATAAAAGCAACCATTAATAAAGCGTTGTCAAAGTATTCTTGTTCTCCGATTTTAACATCACCTGCTGGTGTTTTTTCAAAAGCTGTTTCGCCAGTTGCTGCACGCCATGCCAATAAGTTTTTATCTCCTGCTGCCCAGTCTTCCATCATAGTACGGCTAAATTCACCACTCATGATATCATCCTGATGCTTTTGGAACAATGGACGCATAATTGTTTTCAATTCTTCTGAGATTTCAAAAGCTTTGATTTTTGCCACGTTACTTAATCTGTCCATCATGGCAGTGATCCCACCTTGTTTTAAGGCTTCAGTGATCACTTCAACACCGTATTGAACAAGTTTAGAAGCGTAACCTGCATCTACTCCTTTTTCAACCATTTTATCGAAAGAAAGGATAGAGCCTGTTTGCAATAATCCGCAAAGGATCGTTTGCTCACCCATTAAATCTGATTTCACTTCGGCAACGAAAGATGATTTTAATACACCAGCTCTGTGT is a window encoding:
- the leuD gene encoding 3-isopropylmalate dehydratase small subunit, with the protein product MRKFEKLTSAIVPLNIENIDTDQIIPARFLKATTREGFGENLFRDWRYNGDNTLKADFVLNDPAYGGQILVAGKNFGCGSSREHAAWAIQDAGFDVVISSFFADIFKGNALNNGLLPIQVSEDFLSAIYTAVGKNHKAQLDVDLEKQTVTIVDSGEQVDFEINAYKKSCLINGYDDIDFILNQKHLIAAFEQAK
- the ilvC gene encoding ketol-acid reductoisomerase → MSNYFNTLPLREKLNQLGVCDFMDSSEFLDDVNALKGKKLVIVGCGAQGLNQGLNLRDSGLNVSYTLRKEAIEGKRDSWKNATENNFTVGTYEELIPEADVVINLTPDKQHTAVVTAIMPLMKKGATLLYSHGFNIVEEGMQIRKDITVIMVAPKCPGSEVRAEYVRGFGVPTLIAVHPENDPEGKGLVQAKAYCVGTGGHRAGVLKSSFVAEVKSDLMGEQTILCGLLQTGSILSFDKMVEKGVDAGYASKLVQYGVEVITEALKQGGITAMMDRLSNVAKIKAFEISEELKTIMRPLFQKHQDDIMSGEFSRTMMEDWAAGDKNLLAWRAATGETAFEKTPAGDVKIGEQEYFDNALLMVAFIRAGVELAFETMVEAGIKPESAYYESLHETPLIANTIARKKLFEMNRVISDTAEYGCYLFDHACKPLLADFMKNVDTELIGKNFNEGKDGSVDNRALIAVNEVIRSHQVETIGAELRKAMTAMKSIKTA
- the leuC gene encoding 3-isopropylmalate dehydratase large subunit, with protein sequence MSKTLVEKIWDAHVVKSETGFPDILYIDTHLIHEVTSPQAFDGLRKRGLPVFRPQQTVATADHNVPTIDQLLPIKEELSRYQVDMLTKNCAEFGIELYGLGHPFQGIVHVIGPELGITLPGKTMVCGDSHTSTHGAFGAIAFGIGTSQVEQVFATQCLLQQKPKTMKIEVNGTLGKGVSAKDIILYIISKISAAGGTGYFIEYAGSAIEALSMEARMTICNMSIEMGARGGLIAPDQITFDYIKGREFAPASAEWDKSLAYWKTLYSDADAKFDSVLTFKAEDIAPMITYGTNPGMGMGIRENIPSTSSQPDKEQLSYQKALDYMGFDDDSSLIGKPVDYVFIGSCTNSRIEDLREVAEFVKGKQKAENVTVWIVPGSKQVEQQAKNEGLDQIFEQAGFQLREPGCSACLGMNEDKIPAGKYCVSTSNRNFEGRQGPDARTLLVSPLTAAAAAVTGKITDIREMLTKA